One Burkholderia pyrrocinia DNA segment encodes these proteins:
- a CDS encoding DUF4148 domain-containing protein translates to MKATRLLAVAVLAAIPALSFADAGHGLTRADVRAELVRLEQAGYNPARSEPHYPDDVAAALQVVRSDQNGPSKSPGDNVADASPAGHRVAAQGRSARNAADDLYAHS, encoded by the coding sequence ATGAAAGCCACCCGACTCCTCGCTGTTGCCGTTCTCGCTGCCATCCCCGCATTGTCTTTCGCCGATGCCGGCCACGGCCTCACGCGTGCCGACGTGCGTGCCGAACTCGTCAGGCTGGAACAGGCCGGCTACAACCCGGCCCGCAGCGAGCCGCACTATCCGGACGACGTCGCGGCCGCATTGCAGGTGGTCCGCTCCGACCAGAACGGCCCGTCGAAATCACCGGGCGACAACGTCGCCGATGCGTCGCCCGCAGGCCATCGCGTTGCGGCGCAAGGGCGCTCCGCACGGAACGCCGCCGACGATCTCTATGCGCATTCGTGA
- a CDS encoding cytochrome P460 family protein gives MGRALVAGALLAGALSASGPAAFAQQPKPAASPIYGVTIPPGYRKWEMVAPAEEAAPLDELRVVLGNPVAIRALEQATLPFPDGTILVKLAYKRKQSDEFAPATVPGRATTVQVMVKDSRRYASTGGWGFGRFINGVPADIGQHRTCFACHQARVKNHDYVFTRLAP, from the coding sequence ATGGGCCGCGCGCTCGTTGCGGGCGCATTGCTGGCCGGTGCGCTGTCGGCGAGCGGTCCGGCCGCGTTCGCGCAACAGCCGAAACCGGCCGCGTCGCCGATCTACGGCGTGACGATCCCGCCCGGCTACCGGAAGTGGGAAATGGTCGCGCCGGCCGAAGAGGCCGCGCCGCTCGACGAACTGCGCGTGGTGCTCGGCAACCCCGTCGCGATCCGCGCGCTCGAACAGGCGACGCTGCCGTTTCCGGACGGCACGATCCTCGTGAAGCTCGCGTACAAGCGCAAGCAGTCCGACGAGTTCGCGCCGGCGACGGTGCCGGGCCGGGCGACGACCGTGCAGGTGATGGTGAAGGACTCGCGTCGTTATGCGTCGACGGGCGGCTGGGGTTTCGGGCGCTTCATCAACGGCGTGCCGGCCGATATCGGCCAGCACCGGACGTGCTTTGCCTGTCATCAGGCGCGTGTGAAGAACCATGACTACGTGTTCACGCGGCTCGCGCCGTGA
- a CDS encoding alpha/beta fold hydrolase yields MPDTVNTRRRLILGTTLASLSLADLGFGNLARAQSAPDASTAKRTAGVASLGTIHQIDAGVLNVGYADLGPTNGPVVFLLHGWPYDIYSYAEVAPLLVAAGYRVIVPYLRGYGSTTFRSADTVRNGQQAVTAVDIVALMDALKIDRAVFGGYDWGARTADTVAALWPQRVKALVSVSGYLIGSQEANRKPLPPQAELQWWYQFYFTTERGELGYAANRDAFNKLIWKLASPKWQFSDETYARTAASFQNPDHVAVVIHNYRWRLGLAKGEAQYDDIERRLAAGPAIPVPTITMEGDANGAPHPDPAAYAKKFTGKYQHRTITGGIGHNLPQEAPQAFADAILQVEHL; encoded by the coding sequence ATGCCCGATACCGTAAACACCCGCCGCCGCCTGATCCTGGGTACGACGCTGGCGAGCCTGAGCCTCGCCGACCTCGGGTTCGGCAACCTGGCGCGCGCGCAGTCGGCGCCCGATGCATCGACCGCGAAGCGCACGGCCGGCGTCGCGTCGCTGGGCACGATCCACCAGATCGACGCGGGCGTGCTCAACGTCGGGTATGCGGACCTCGGGCCGACGAACGGCCCCGTCGTGTTCCTGCTCCACGGCTGGCCGTACGACATTTACAGCTACGCGGAAGTCGCGCCGCTGCTGGTCGCGGCCGGTTATCGCGTGATCGTGCCGTACCTGCGCGGCTACGGATCGACGACGTTCCGCTCGGCCGATACGGTGCGCAACGGCCAGCAGGCGGTGACGGCCGTCGACATCGTCGCGCTGATGGATGCGCTGAAGATCGACCGCGCGGTGTTCGGCGGCTACGACTGGGGCGCACGCACGGCCGACACCGTCGCGGCACTGTGGCCGCAGCGCGTGAAGGCGCTGGTGTCGGTGAGCGGCTACCTGATCGGCAGCCAGGAGGCGAACCGCAAGCCGCTGCCGCCGCAGGCGGAACTTCAGTGGTGGTATCAGTTCTATTTCACGACCGAGCGCGGCGAGCTCGGCTACGCGGCGAATCGTGATGCGTTCAACAAGCTGATCTGGAAGCTCGCGTCGCCGAAGTGGCAGTTCTCCGACGAAACCTATGCGCGCACGGCCGCATCGTTCCAGAACCCCGACCACGTGGCCGTCGTGATCCACAACTATCGCTGGCGCCTCGGGCTCGCGAAGGGCGAAGCGCAATACGACGACATCGAGCGGCGGCTCGCCGCCGGGCCGGCGATTCCCGTGCCGACGATCACGATGGAAGGCGACGCGAACGGCGCGCCGCATCCGGACCCGGCCGCGTACGCGAAGAAATTCACGGGCAAGTACCAGCACCGGACGATTACCGGCGGCATCGGCCACAACCTGCCGCAGGAAGCGCCGCAGGCGTTTGCCGACGCGATCCTGCAAGTGGAGCATCTGTGA
- a CDS encoding NIPSNAP family protein encodes MNRLLEIRTYRLKPGTLHAFHAAMHQHAVPMIRASGMDVVCYGHSDHEEESYCLVRAYADRQSLETEQAAFYNSKEWREGPRQALVVHIETYLNTLLWMADDAVESLRTLNPS; translated from the coding sequence ATGAATCGATTGCTGGAAATCCGTACGTACCGCCTGAAGCCGGGAACGTTGCACGCATTTCATGCGGCCATGCACCAGCATGCCGTTCCGATGATCCGTGCAAGCGGCATGGATGTCGTGTGCTACGGCCATTCGGACCACGAAGAAGAGAGCTACTGCCTCGTGCGGGCTTATGCCGACCGCCAGTCCCTGGAGACGGAGCAGGCGGCGTTCTACAACTCCAAGGAATGGCGGGAAGGTCCGCGCCAGGCGCTGGTCGTGCACATCGAGACGTACCTCAACACGCTGCTGTGGATGGCGGACGACGCTGTCGAGAGTCTTCGCACGCTCAATCCGTCGTGA
- a CDS encoding SDR family oxidoreductase, whose product MTVEKVALITAAGKGMGAAIARELAATGYRVALMSPSGSAVALGEELGGFGIQGSVTEEADIDRLVKETVARYGRIDAVVNNTGHPPKGELLAITDDNWHAGLDLILLNVVRVMRRVTPIFQQQRGGAVVNISSFAADAPEQPMPVSSALRAALSAWTRLYAERYAAENIRMNAVLPGFIDSWPETPEIVARIPAGRFGKTGEIAKTVAFLLSDGAGYITGQNIRVDGAIVKAL is encoded by the coding sequence GTGACTGTAGAAAAAGTGGCATTGATCACGGCGGCGGGCAAGGGCATGGGCGCGGCGATCGCGCGTGAACTGGCGGCAACGGGCTATCGCGTCGCGCTGATGTCGCCGTCGGGCAGCGCGGTGGCGCTCGGCGAGGAACTGGGCGGGTTCGGCATCCAGGGCTCGGTGACGGAAGAAGCCGATATCGACCGGCTCGTAAAGGAAACAGTCGCGCGCTACGGCCGGATCGACGCGGTCGTGAACAACACCGGGCATCCGCCGAAGGGCGAACTGCTGGCGATCACCGACGACAACTGGCACGCAGGGCTCGACCTGATCCTGCTGAACGTCGTGCGCGTGATGCGCCGCGTGACGCCGATCTTCCAGCAGCAGCGCGGCGGCGCGGTGGTCAACATCTCGAGCTTCGCGGCGGACGCGCCCGAGCAGCCGATGCCGGTGTCGTCGGCGCTGCGTGCGGCGCTGAGCGCGTGGACGCGTCTTTACGCGGAACGCTATGCGGCCGAGAACATCCGGATGAACGCGGTGCTGCCGGGCTTCATCGATAGCTGGCCGGAAACGCCGGAGATCGTCGCGCGCATTCCGGCCGGCCGCTTCGGCAAGACCGGCGAGATTGCGAAGACGGTCGCGTTCCTGCTGTCGGACGGTGCGGGCTACATCACCGGGCAGAACATTCGCGTCGACGGCGCGATCGTCAAGGCGCTCTGA
- the gcvA gene encoding transcriptional regulator GcvA — translation MPPRPSRLPPLNALRAFEVSARHLNFRAAADEIGVTQGAVAQQVRHLEDVLGLRLFERLPRGLALTHDGTAYFSDVQRALHAIADATDKLVKRRAALTISTTPSFASKWLIPRLARFTDAHPDYDVRVIADSQLATFRHDGVDLAIRYGKPPFGKHLAAHALFPLDVCAVCSPALLAAPASPRALAGHVLLHDAHDLWPEFLEAMPEPVDIDPHKGLRFNQTSLAIDAAVAGQGIALATDPLVERDIAAGRLCKPFDFAFPLSVGFYLVYPAERRDDDAIAVMRDWMIGQAAADGRP, via the coding sequence ATGCCGCCCCGCCCTTCCCGCCTGCCGCCGCTGAATGCGCTTCGCGCGTTCGAAGTGTCCGCGCGGCACCTCAATTTTCGCGCCGCGGCCGACGAGATCGGCGTGACGCAGGGCGCCGTCGCGCAGCAGGTGCGCCACCTCGAGGACGTGCTCGGCCTGAGGCTGTTCGAGCGCCTGCCGCGCGGCCTCGCGCTGACGCACGACGGCACCGCGTATTTCTCCGACGTGCAGCGCGCGCTGCACGCGATCGCAGACGCAACCGACAAGCTCGTGAAGCGGCGCGCCGCGCTGACGATCAGCACGACGCCGTCGTTCGCGTCGAAATGGCTGATCCCGCGGCTCGCGCGGTTCACCGATGCGCATCCCGACTACGACGTGCGCGTGATCGCCGACTCGCAACTCGCGACGTTCCGCCACGACGGCGTCGATCTCGCGATCCGCTACGGCAAGCCGCCGTTCGGCAAGCATCTCGCCGCGCATGCGCTGTTCCCGCTCGACGTGTGCGCCGTGTGCAGCCCCGCGCTGCTGGCCGCGCCCGCGTCGCCGCGTGCGCTCGCCGGCCATGTGCTGCTGCACGATGCGCACGACCTGTGGCCCGAGTTCCTTGAAGCGATGCCCGAGCCTGTCGATATCGATCCGCACAAGGGGTTGCGCTTCAACCAGACGTCGCTCGCAATCGATGCGGCCGTCGCCGGCCAGGGGATTGCGCTCGCGACCGATCCTTTGGTCGAACGCGATATCGCGGCAGGCCGGCTGTGCAAGCCGTTCGATTTCGCGTTTCCGCTGTCGGTGGGGTTCTATCTCGTGTATCCGGCCGAGCGGCGCGACGACGATGCGATCGCCGTGATGCGCGACTGGATGATCGGGCAGGCGGCGGCGGACGGGCGGCCTTGA
- a CDS encoding pyridoxamine 5'-phosphate oxidase family protein, translating into MSDSISESLTETYDRLWSCLESGVSVQRSPFTMLQAATLGLDGAPKVRTIVLRQVSRADRVLSFHTDVRSEKVAELRRDPRISIVANDLDALVQIRAEGVASICDDEAQRRAIWQSSRPHTLLLYRAPLPPGTPVESPEDAHVSASQGTAPTGDGYENFCLIHMSVTRIDWLELARTGHRRAVFELNESGCEGRWIAP; encoded by the coding sequence ATGTCCGACTCAATCTCCGAATCGCTCACCGAAACGTACGACCGCCTTTGGTCCTGCCTTGAATCCGGCGTCAGCGTGCAGCGCTCGCCGTTCACGATGCTGCAGGCGGCAACGCTCGGCCTCGATGGCGCGCCGAAGGTGCGCACGATCGTGTTGCGTCAGGTGAGCCGCGCCGATCGCGTGCTGTCGTTTCATACCGATGTGCGTTCGGAAAAAGTCGCGGAGTTGCGCCGCGATCCGCGTATCTCGATCGTCGCGAACGATCTCGATGCGCTCGTGCAGATTCGCGCGGAAGGCGTTGCGTCGATCTGTGACGATGAAGCGCAGCGGCGTGCGATCTGGCAATCGAGCCGTCCGCATACGCTGCTGTTGTATCGTGCGCCGTTGCCGCCCGGCACGCCGGTCGAGTCGCCTGAAGACGCGCATGTCTCGGCGAGCCAAGGCACCGCGCCCACCGGCGACGGCTACGAGAATTTTTGCCTGATCCACATGTCGGTCACACGGATCGACTGGCTCGAACTCGCGCGCACCGGCCATCGCCGAGCGGTATTCGAGCTGAACGAAAGCGGCTGCGAAGGCCGCTGGATCGCCCCCTGA
- a CDS encoding PLP-dependent aminotransferase family protein, with product MYAFTPSFQNPAGSPIRELFKYLSEPGMISFAGGYPASDLFDVDGLNTAAERAYAQPVRCLQYGPTDGLAELKQQLIALMARRRVACTPAELLVTTGSQQGLDLLLRVMVSPGDVVLTEQPAYPATLQAMRLQQARIVTIPVDGEGLDVDRLAAQLASGAIAQPKLLYTVPTFANPTGATLTRERRLKLLRLAVQYRFLIIEDDPYGDLRFAGEAVPSMLALADDVDGARDWIVHFASLSKIVAPGLRVGWTIAPAEIARRCVIAKQTVDLCSTPWTQAAAAEYLADGALERHLPRITAAYQRKCDAMCDALCDGFGDAIEFHRPEGGMFVWARIGAVSSDVLLQQAIANKIVFVPGKAFFADNVDAASLRLSFAAPDVDAIREGVARLVRAYGAALAA from the coding sequence ATGTACGCGTTCACTCCCTCATTCCAGAATCCCGCCGGCTCGCCGATTCGCGAGTTGTTCAAGTACCTGTCCGAACCGGGCATGATTTCCTTCGCGGGCGGCTATCCGGCCAGCGACCTGTTCGACGTCGACGGCCTGAACACGGCCGCCGAACGCGCGTACGCGCAGCCCGTCCGCTGCCTGCAATACGGCCCGACCGACGGCCTCGCCGAACTGAAGCAGCAACTGATCGCGCTGATGGCGCGTCGCCGCGTCGCGTGCACGCCGGCCGAACTGCTCGTCACGACCGGCTCGCAGCAGGGCCTCGACCTGCTGCTGCGCGTGATGGTGTCGCCCGGTGACGTCGTGCTGACCGAACAACCGGCTTACCCGGCGACGCTGCAGGCGATGCGTCTGCAGCAGGCGCGCATCGTGACGATTCCGGTGGACGGCGAAGGCCTCGACGTCGACCGCCTCGCAGCACAGCTCGCGTCCGGCGCGATCGCACAGCCGAAGCTGCTCTACACCGTCCCGACCTTCGCGAACCCCACAGGTGCGACGCTCACGCGCGAACGCCGGCTGAAGCTGCTGCGCCTCGCGGTGCAATACCGTTTCCTGATCATCGAGGACGATCCGTACGGCGACCTGCGCTTCGCGGGCGAAGCCGTGCCGTCGATGCTTGCGCTCGCCGACGACGTGGACGGCGCGCGCGACTGGATCGTGCATTTCGCGAGCCTGTCGAAGATCGTCGCGCCGGGGCTGCGTGTGGGCTGGACGATCGCGCCGGCCGAGATCGCGCGGCGCTGCGTGATCGCGAAGCAGACGGTCGACCTGTGCAGCACGCCGTGGACGCAGGCGGCCGCCGCCGAATATCTGGCCGACGGCGCGCTCGAGCGCCATCTGCCACGCATCACGGCCGCGTACCAGCGCAAATGCGACGCGATGTGCGACGCGCTGTGCGACGGTTTCGGCGATGCGATCGAATTCCATCGCCCCGAAGGCGGGATGTTCGTGTGGGCGCGGATCGGCGCGGTGTCGTCGGACGTGCTGCTGCAACAGGCGATCGCAAACAAGATCGTGTTCGTACCCGGCAAGGCGTTCTTCGCGGACAACGTCGACGCGGCGTCGCTGCGCCTGTCGTTCGCCGCGCCGGACGTCGACGCGATCCGGGAAGGCGTGGCGCGCCTCGTGCGCGCGTATGGTGCGGCTCTGGCCGCGTGA
- a CDS encoding recombination-associated protein RdgC: MWFKNLQLHRLPAPWAVTLDQMEKWLAPYAFQPGNSVEMQSLGWASPRDDGALVYSINRQMLLVFRAEKKLLPASVVNQVTKARALEVEEQQGFKVGRKQLRELKEQVTDELLPRAFTIRRDTRVWIDTANGWLVIDAAAQALADDVRGLLVKSIDQLPLAGVHVALSPVAAMTDWLLSGEAPGGFTVDQDAELRSSGEGGATVRYVGHALEANDMRRHIEAGKQCMRLAMTWNDRISFVLTPSLTIKRVTPLDVIKEAADPTAQNDDERFDSDVTLMTGELARMLTDLVDILGGDQHDSLHPAAAA; encoded by the coding sequence ATGTGGTTCAAAAATCTTCAGCTTCATCGTCTTCCGGCACCTTGGGCCGTTACCCTCGATCAGATGGAAAAATGGCTGGCGCCCTACGCGTTTCAGCCGGGCAACAGCGTCGAGATGCAGAGCCTCGGATGGGCGTCGCCGCGTGACGACGGCGCGCTCGTGTATTCGATCAACCGGCAGATGCTGCTGGTGTTTCGTGCCGAAAAGAAGCTGCTCCCGGCGTCGGTCGTCAATCAGGTGACCAAGGCCCGGGCGCTTGAAGTCGAGGAGCAGCAGGGCTTCAAGGTGGGGCGAAAACAGCTGCGCGAACTCAAGGAGCAGGTTACCGACGAACTGCTGCCGCGCGCGTTCACCATTCGCCGCGATACCCGCGTGTGGATCGATACGGCGAACGGCTGGCTCGTCATCGATGCGGCTGCACAGGCTCTTGCCGACGACGTTCGCGGCCTGCTCGTCAAATCGATCGATCAGTTGCCGCTCGCCGGCGTTCATGTGGCGCTTTCGCCGGTCGCCGCGATGACGGATTGGCTGCTGTCCGGCGAGGCGCCGGGCGGATTCACCGTGGACCAGGACGCCGAGTTGCGCTCGAGCGGCGAAGGCGGCGCCACGGTGCGATACGTCGGCCACGCGCTGGAAGCGAACGACATGCGCCGGCACATCGAGGCTGGCAAACAATGCATGCGTCTCGCGATGACCTGGAATGACCGGATCTCCTTCGTGCTGACACCGTCGCTGACGATCAAGCGTGTCACGCCGCTCGACGTGATCAAGGAGGCGGCGGATCCCACCGCGCAGAACGACGATGAACGCTTCGACTCGGATGTCACGCTGATGACGGGTGAATTGGCACGGATGTTGACCGATCTTGTCGATATCCTGGGTGGCGATCAGCACGACTCGCTTCATCCGGCGGCAGCGGCCTGA
- a CDS encoding NADP-dependent malic enzyme, which yields MKQTETQQQAAFDYHEFPTPGKISVVASKPLVTQRDLALAYTPGVAGVCEAIAADPLQAHRFTSRGNLVGVITNGTAVLGLGNIGPLASKPVMEGKAVLFKKFAGIDVFDIEINETDPDKLVDIIAGLEPTFGGINLEDIKAPECFTVEQKLRERMKIPVFHDDQHGTAITVSAAFINGLKVVGKSISEVKVVTSGAGAAALACLDLLVDLGLPVENIWVTDIEGVVYRGRTTLMDPAKSRFAQETDARKLSEVIGGADVFLGLSVGGILSAEMLKEMAARPLILALANPTPEIFPELAHATRDDVVIATGRSDYPNQVNNVLCFPYIFRGALDVGATTITREMEIAAVHAIAGLAEEEQNEVVAAAYGAYDVAFGPQYLIPKPFDPRLIVRIAPAVAKAAMEGGVATRPLTDLDAYVEQLQQFVYHSGAFMKPLFATARQLVRDGGKARIVFTEGEDERVLRAVQVIVDEKLARPILVGRPEVLLARIERFGLRLRLGQDVEVTNPEYDERFPQYWTTYWELRCRDGISKEMARVEMRRRLTLIGAMMVRLGDADGMICGTVGEYHNHLRFVDEVIGRKPGASTYAAMNILLLDQRTVALVDTHVNDNPDGEQIAEFTIAAARQMEWLNLTPKAALLSRSNFGSGSAASGVKMRRALEIVREQAPDIEADGEMHGDCALDEGLRSRLLPMSPLKGAANLLVCPNVDAGNIAYNLLKTEAGSNVAVGPFLLGVNAPVNILTSSSTVRRIVNMAALTVIEANRSTSA from the coding sequence ATGAAACAGACAGAGACACAACAGCAGGCGGCGTTCGACTATCACGAGTTTCCGACCCCGGGGAAGATCTCGGTCGTCGCCAGCAAGCCGCTCGTGACCCAGCGCGATCTCGCGCTGGCTTACACCCCGGGCGTGGCGGGGGTGTGCGAGGCGATCGCGGCCGATCCGTTGCAGGCGCACCGCTTCACGAGCCGCGGCAACCTGGTGGGCGTGATCACGAACGGCACCGCGGTGCTCGGTCTGGGAAACATCGGCCCGCTCGCATCGAAGCCGGTCATGGAAGGCAAAGCCGTCCTGTTCAAGAAGTTCGCGGGGATCGACGTCTTCGACATCGAGATCAATGAGACCGATCCGGACAAGCTGGTCGACATCATTGCCGGCCTCGAACCCACGTTCGGCGGCATCAATCTCGAGGACATCAAGGCGCCGGAGTGCTTCACGGTCGAGCAGAAGCTCCGCGAACGGATGAAGATTCCCGTCTTCCATGACGATCAGCACGGCACCGCCATCACCGTATCCGCGGCTTTCATCAACGGGCTGAAGGTCGTCGGGAAGTCGATTTCGGAGGTGAAGGTCGTGACGTCGGGGGCCGGTGCGGCCGCGCTGGCCTGCCTGGACCTGCTCGTCGACCTCGGGCTGCCGGTTGAAAACATCTGGGTGACCGATATCGAAGGCGTCGTCTATCGCGGCCGTACCACGCTGATGGACCCGGCGAAGTCGCGCTTTGCGCAGGAAACCGATGCGCGCAAGCTGTCCGAAGTCATCGGTGGTGCGGACGTGTTCCTGGGCCTGTCGGTCGGCGGCATTCTGAGCGCGGAGATGCTGAAGGAGATGGCGGCGCGTCCGCTGATTCTCGCGCTGGCCAACCCGACGCCGGAAATCTTCCCGGAACTGGCGCATGCGACGCGCGACGATGTCGTCATCGCGACGGGCCGCTCGGACTATCCGAACCAGGTCAACAACGTCCTCTGTTTTCCGTACATTTTCCGCGGCGCACTGGACGTGGGCGCGACGACGATCACCCGCGAAATGGAGATCGCCGCCGTTCACGCGATCGCGGGGCTTGCCGAGGAAGAGCAGAACGAGGTCGTTGCGGCAGCCTATGGTGCATACGACGTGGCGTTCGGTCCGCAATACCTGATTCCGAAGCCGTTCGATCCGCGCCTGATCGTTCGTATCGCACCGGCCGTGGCCAAGGCGGCGATGGAAGGCGGCGTCGCGACGCGCCCGCTGACGGATCTCGACGCGTATGTCGAGCAACTGCAGCAATTCGTGTACCACTCCGGCGCGTTCATGAAGCCGCTGTTCGCGACGGCGCGTCAGCTCGTGCGTGACGGCGGCAAGGCACGGATCGTCTTCACCGAAGGCGAAGACGAACGCGTGCTTCGCGCCGTGCAGGTGATCGTCGACGAGAAGCTGGCGCGTCCGATCCTGGTTGGGCGTCCGGAAGTGCTGCTTGCTCGGATCGAGCGGTTTGGTCTGCGTCTTCGACTCGGTCAGGATGTCGAAGTGACCAATCCGGAATATGACGAGCGATTCCCGCAGTACTGGACGACGTATTGGGAACTGCGGTGCCGGGATGGTATTTCGAAGGAGATGGCGCGCGTCGAAATGCGGCGTCGCCTGACCTTGATCGGCGCGATGATGGTGCGGCTCGGCGATGCGGACGGGATGATTTGCGGGACGGTTGGCGAGTATCACAATCACCTGCGGTTCGTCGACGAAGTGATCGGCAGGAAGCCCGGTGCTTCTACGTATGCGGCGATGAATATTCTGTTGCTCGATCAGCGGACGGTGGCGCTGGTGGATACGCACGTCAACGACAATCCCGATGGCGAACAGATCGCGGAATTCACGATTGCGGCGGCGCGGCAGATGGAATGGTTGAATCTCACGCCGAAGGCTGCGTTGCTTTCGCGGTCGAATTTTGGGTCAGGGAGTGCGGCTTCGGGGGTGAAGATGCGCCGGGCGCTGGAGATCGTCCGGGAGCAGGCGCCCGACATCGAGGCGGATGGCGAGATGCATGGCGACTGTGCGCTCGATGAAGGGTTGCGGTCGCGGCTGCTTCCGATGTCGCCGCTCAAGGGGGCCGCCAATCTGCTCGTTTGTCCGAACGTCGATGCGGGGAATATTGCGTACAACCTGCTCAAGACCGAGGCGGGCAGCAATGTGGCGGTGGGGCCGTTCTTGCTTGGCGTCAACGCGCCGGTGAACATCCTCACGTCAAGCTCGACCGTGCGGCGGATTGTGAATATGGCGGCGTTGACGGTGATTGAGGCGAATCGCAGTACTTCTGCCTGA
- a CDS encoding LysR substrate-binding domain-containing protein — MTFDANDVVRRLGARLKIRHLVLLLQIQQHGSLTRVAEHMASSQPAVTNALSELESMFGTPLFERSSRGMRPTALGAVVLERAKAMIKDLDHLAREMEAVAAGHAAHLHIGVIPFISGQMLSAALKRLQSRMERRLTVTIHEGTSDQLLLQLKDHSVDIVIGRASSAVDLGQVSFEVLYQQQPRMIASRRLAAKLARTTLDWHKLHALDWILGAPHTPMREQVTDLFLSAGIPPPVPIVESYSSKLIGEMIASSDEAVSIVPADIAEELVRIAGVAIVPYSLVWTLPPIALFTRSSDSRSPARDLLVDALREVCKETYGEARR, encoded by the coding sequence ATGACATTCGACGCGAACGATGTGGTCAGGCGGCTTGGCGCGCGTCTGAAGATCCGGCATCTGGTGCTGTTGCTGCAGATCCAGCAGCACGGGTCGCTGACGCGCGTCGCGGAGCACATGGCCAGCAGCCAGCCCGCCGTGACGAACGCGCTGTCCGAGCTGGAGAGCATGTTCGGCACGCCGCTCTTCGAGCGCTCGTCGCGCGGCATGCGGCCGACCGCGCTCGGCGCGGTCGTGCTCGAGCGGGCGAAGGCGATGATCAAGGATCTCGACCACCTCGCCCGAGAAATGGAGGCCGTCGCCGCCGGGCACGCGGCCCATCTGCACATCGGCGTGATTCCGTTCATCTCCGGCCAGATGCTGTCGGCGGCGCTGAAGCGGCTGCAATCGCGCATGGAGCGGCGCCTGACCGTGACGATTCACGAAGGCACCAGCGATCAGCTCCTGCTGCAGCTCAAGGACCACAGCGTCGACATCGTGATCGGGCGCGCGTCGTCGGCGGTCGATCTGGGCCAGGTTTCGTTCGAGGTGCTGTACCAGCAGCAGCCGCGCATGATCGCGAGCCGGCGTCTTGCCGCGAAACTGGCTCGCACGACGCTGGACTGGCACAAGCTGCACGCGCTGGACTGGATTCTCGGCGCGCCGCATACGCCGATGAGGGAACAGGTGACCGACCTGTTTCTGTCAGCCGGCATCCCGCCGCCCGTTCCGATCGTCGAAAGTTACTCGTCCAAGCTGATCGGCGAAATGATCGCGTCGAGCGACGAGGCCGTATCGATCGTGCCGGCCGATATCGCGGAGGAACTGGTGCGGATTGCCGGCGTGGCGATCGTGCCTTACTCGCTGGTGTGGACGCTTCCGCCGATTGCGCTGTTTACCCGCTCCTCTGATTCGCGCTCGCCGGCGCGGGATTTGCTCGTCGACGCGTTGCGCGAGGTGTGCAAGGAGACGTATGGGGAAGCGCGGCGATAA
- a CDS encoding VOC family protein, which produces MFDHVKFGVSDFAASKAFFLKALEPLGVVVAGEGEPSYGVELCPPGPWQPSLCLFQTTEKPAHLHIAFKAENRRQVDEFYRAALEAGGKDNGAPGLRTRYHANYYAAFVIAPDGHNIEVVCHRAEG; this is translated from the coding sequence ATGTTTGACCACGTCAAATTCGGAGTCAGCGATTTCGCAGCGAGCAAGGCGTTCTTCCTCAAGGCGCTTGAACCGCTTGGCGTGGTAGTCGCGGGGGAGGGGGAGCCTTCGTACGGCGTCGAGCTTTGTCCGCCGGGGCCGTGGCAGCCTTCGTTGTGTCTGTTCCAGACGACGGAGAAGCCCGCGCATCTTCACATCGCATTCAAGGCCGAGAATCGGCGGCAAGTCGACGAGTTCTATCGCGCGGCGCTGGAGGCGGGCGGGAAAGACAATGGCGCGCCGGGGCTGAGGACGCGTTATCACGCGAATTACTATGCGGCGTTTGTCATCGCGCCGGACGGTCACAATATCGAGGTGGTTTGTCACCGGGCTGAGGGGTGA